One window from the genome of Candidatus Binatia bacterium encodes:
- a CDS encoding thrombospondin type 3 repeat-containing protein, with the protein MKTMLHLFLLLLLGCEPGSNMESAAPEGPGPARPQIGSGSGSGEILDPDALRQMLLNRDLDQDGVVDYYDNCQLLPNPDQQNQDEDLAGDLCDACPNESGTVELGCPSRVRPGVRVGRDDWRGMFRDADWDQDGVPMPQDNCPLARNPRQEDSDADGWGDLCDLCSSEPSPDTTDGCPYGERWAVQVAIEEDPEAFCVETCQELETCHMITSRFPGATGELVGSRCVDACRQDPSLRDKVIELGRSRRILTTSCELGQELENVFRVWDLFACDQLYCLDLRETCGGEYGPYFDRDDCIHICLDSGAYDQQRTSLTPPTGINCLIENAQSLPPRQRCILSPSEYPVCPTG; encoded by the coding sequence ATGAAGACCATGCTGCATCTTTTTCTGTTACTCCTGCTCGGATGTGAGCCGGGGTCGAACATGGAGAGCGCCGCCCCTGAGGGCCCGGGCCCAGCGCGTCCGCAGATCGGGAGCGGGAGCGGGAGCGGGGAAATCCTCGACCCCGACGCTCTCCGGCAAATGCTGCTCAACCGGGACCTCGATCAAGACGGCGTGGTCGACTACTATGACAACTGCCAGCTGCTCCCCAATCCAGACCAGCAGAATCAGGACGAAGATCTCGCCGGAGACCTCTGTGACGCATGTCCGAACGAGTCGGGAACGGTAGAGCTCGGGTGTCCATCGCGGGTGCGGCCTGGGGTCAGAGTGGGCCGGGACGATTGGAGAGGAATGTTCCGGGATGCCGATTGGGACCAGGACGGCGTACCGATGCCCCAAGACAACTGTCCGCTCGCGCGCAACCCACGCCAGGAGGACTCCGATGCCGACGGCTGGGGGGATCTCTGCGACCTTTGTTCCAGCGAGCCGTCTCCGGACACCACTGACGGATGCCCGTACGGCGAACGGTGGGCGGTGCAAGTGGCGATCGAGGAGGACCCGGAGGCCTTTTGCGTCGAGACCTGCCAGGAGCTGGAGACCTGCCACATGATCACGAGTCGATTTCCGGGAGCCACGGGCGAGTTGGTGGGCTCTCGCTGCGTCGATGCCTGCAGACAGGACCCGTCGTTGCGTGACAAGGTCATCGAGCTCGGGCGCTCCCGCAGGATCCTGACCACCTCCTGCGAGCTAGGGCAGGAGCTGGAGAACGTGTTCCGGGTGTGGGACCTGTTCGCGTGTGACCAACTGTATTGTCTCGATCTGCGAGAGACCTGCGGAGGCGAATACGGCCCCTATTTCGATCGGGACGACTGCATCCATATCTGCCTGGACTCCGGCGCATACGATCAGCAACGAACCAGCCTCACGCCCCCCACGGGGATCAACTGCCTGATCGAAAACGCCCAGTCGCTGCCACCTAGACAGCGATGCATTCTATCTCCGAGCGAGTACCCCGTGTGCCCCACCGGCTGA
- a CDS encoding alpha/beta fold hydrolase, with translation MTPLTGPEVPVTVRTDDARFANLPGYPFTPNYAELRNPYADGTLRMHYVDEGPKDSPVVLMAHGEPTWSYVYRKMIPVFAAAGLRAIAIDHIGFGRSDKLTRPSHYTFETHIEWLRELVLHLDLRDITIVCQDWGGPIAMAVLAREPDRFARVAAGNTMLHTAEAP, from the coding sequence GTGACGCCTCTCACCGGCCCGGAAGTCCCGGTCACTGTGCGCACCGACGACGCACGGTTCGCGAACCTCCCCGGGTACCCGTTCACCCCGAACTACGCCGAGCTACGCAACCCTTACGCCGACGGCACGCTTCGCATGCACTACGTCGACGAAGGGCCGAAGGACTCGCCCGTGGTCTTGATGGCCCACGGCGAGCCGACCTGGTCGTACGTCTACCGGAAGATGATTCCCGTGTTCGCCGCGGCCGGCCTGCGCGCGATCGCGATCGACCACATCGGGTTCGGACGCTCCGACAAGCTCACCCGCCCGTCGCACTACACGTTCGAGACGCACATCGAGTGGCTACGGGAGCTCGTTCTGCACCTCGACCTGCGCGACATCACGATCGTCTGCCAGGATTGGGGTGGGCCCATCGCGATGGCCGTTCTCGCGCGCGAGCCGGACCGCTTCGCCCGCGTCGCCGCCGGCAACACGATGCTCCACACGGCGGAGGCTCCATGA
- a CDS encoding carboxylesterase family protein — MAGLVRSSVRSWTAFILAAMLAACSDTENVGCTTDVVGTTSGDVCGLQLDVVDAPDLGVEGFFAIPFAETTAGDNRWRPPIPKARMDGVFDATDTVPAACPQSDPDSEFGAGRKTSEDCLSLNVWRPLGVHGGDSRPVMIWIYGGSFTSGGTNIPLYDGAYLSATQDVILVTINYRVGALGFLAGVDGLTGNYGLMDQQLAMRWVQDNVAAFGGNPDDVTIFGESAGAMSVGLHQLSVPSSSGLFRAILMESNPFGIPYKTLEQAVPSGELFEKLVGCEDQGLTCLRSVPADTIVEQQSSEALLLNSLVGARLAGFLVFSPLIDEDFLTGDPTITAQNGALDRPTVLGTNTNEGIVFVDEIAKLEGGTISDTVYTTVLTLLFGADIAEEVLVLYPPDPSGDNFLVLSSVATDYLFGCANRFVASQAREAIWVYEFTETGVNIWPDIPQCVDAACHGDDVPFVFHTDRQVGYQFTPEQARLSDEMVHYWGSFGTALDPNAHGGFPWPGFTPAGLEYLVLDSPELSTTVDPYGNCDFWDTIGYDLNAPTEAVNRVMNAALAD; from the coding sequence GTGGCTGGTCTGGTTCGCTCATCGGTTCGGTCATGGACGGCGTTCATCCTCGCGGCGATGCTCGCCGCATGCTCCGACACGGAGAACGTGGGCTGCACGACGGATGTCGTCGGCACGACATCCGGTGACGTCTGCGGCCTCCAGCTCGACGTCGTCGATGCTCCCGACCTCGGGGTGGAAGGCTTCTTCGCAATTCCGTTCGCCGAGACGACGGCGGGCGACAATCGGTGGCGTCCGCCGATTCCCAAGGCCCGGATGGATGGGGTGTTCGACGCGACCGACACGGTCCCGGCGGCCTGCCCCCAATCGGATCCCGACTCGGAGTTCGGCGCGGGACGCAAGACTAGCGAGGATTGCCTCTCGCTGAACGTCTGGCGCCCGCTCGGCGTCCACGGCGGCGACTCCCGCCCCGTGATGATCTGGATCTACGGCGGCTCGTTCACCTCGGGCGGCACGAACATCCCGCTCTACGACGGCGCCTACCTCTCGGCGACGCAAGACGTCATCCTCGTCACGATCAACTACCGAGTCGGTGCGCTCGGCTTCCTCGCCGGCGTCGACGGACTCACCGGCAACTACGGCCTCATGGATCAGCAGCTCGCAATGCGCTGGGTGCAGGACAACGTCGCGGCGTTCGGCGGAAATCCCGACGACGTGACGATCTTCGGCGAGAGCGCAGGTGCGATGTCGGTGGGTCTTCACCAGCTCTCGGTGCCATCGAGCAGTGGGCTCTTCCGCGCGATCCTGATGGAGAGCAATCCGTTCGGGATCCCCTACAAAACCCTCGAGCAGGCCGTCCCGAGCGGGGAGCTCTTCGAGAAGTTGGTCGGCTGCGAAGATCAGGGCCTCACCTGCCTGCGGTCCGTGCCGGCGGACACCATCGTCGAGCAACAATCCAGCGAAGCGCTTCTGCTGAACAGTCTGGTCGGTGCCAGGCTCGCCGGGTTCCTCGTGTTCTCTCCGCTCATCGACGAGGACTTCCTCACCGGCGACCCGACGATCACCGCGCAGAACGGAGCGCTCGATCGCCCCACCGTCCTCGGCACGAATACCAACGAAGGCATCGTGTTCGTCGACGAGATCGCGAAGCTCGAAGGCGGAACCATCAGCGACACCGTCTACACCACCGTCCTGACGCTCCTCTTCGGCGCGGACATCGCGGAGGAGGTCCTGGTGCTGTATCCGCCGGACCCGAGCGGGGACAACTTCTTGGTTCTCTCGAGCGTCGCAACCGACTACCTCTTCGGCTGCGCGAACCGCTTCGTGGCGTCGCAGGCGCGCGAGGCGATCTGGGTCTACGAGTTCACGGAAACCGGCGTCAACATCTGGCCCGACATTCCTCAGTGCGTGGATGCGGCGTGCCACGGCGACGACGTCCCGTTCGTGTTTCACACGGATCGCCAGGTCGGCTACCAGTTCACGCCGGAACAGGCGCGGCTCTCCGACGAGATGGTCCATTACTGGGGGAGCTTCGGAACCGCGCTCGACCCCAATGCGCACGGCGGATTCCCGTGGCCTGGGTTCACCCCGGCCGGGCTCGAGTACCTCGTCCTCGATTCCCCCGAGCTATCGACGACGGTCGATCCCTACGGCAACTGCGACTTCTGGGACACGATCGGATACGATCTGAACGCGCCGACCGAAGCGGTGAACCGGGTGATGAACGCGGCCCTAGCAGACTGA
- a CDS encoding enoyl-CoA hydratase/isomerase family protein, whose amino-acid sequence MPDSLVPTTEFLEAELKDRILTIRLNRPDALNAFRPEMLIGIAELAETANAASDVSVIVLEGAGRAFSAGVDLKVLQNETPQAGKIGTVFDDAARRAYLALRRCARPVIAKVHGACFTGALEMARIADMKPLFGSHPT is encoded by the coding sequence ATGCCTGATTCTCTCGTCCCGACCACCGAGTTCCTCGAAGCCGAGCTCAAAGACCGGATTCTCACGATTCGCCTGAACCGTCCGGATGCGCTGAATGCCTTCCGGCCGGAGATGCTGATCGGCATCGCCGAGCTCGCAGAGACGGCGAATGCCGCGTCGGACGTCTCGGTGATCGTGCTCGAGGGGGCCGGGCGGGCCTTCTCCGCCGGGGTGGATCTGAAGGTCCTGCAGAACGAGACGCCGCAGGCGGGGAAGATCGGCACTGTGTTCGATGACGCGGCCCGTCGAGCCTATCTGGCGCTCCGTCGCTGCGCGCGGCCCGTCATCGCGAAGGTCCACGGTGCGTGTTTCACCGGGGCGCTCGAGATGGCGCGGATAGCCGACATGAAGCCCCTTTTTGGCTCCCATCCGACCTAA
- a CDS encoding glycosyltransferase family 39 protein, producing the protein MSSLGLLFVVALALRLWGSVLGLPHEYLPDESQNLRVATGLAGKDYTPPGIQPGFLFYTLAAVLPVLREAGLQLAWIAGDVGQRVLSTGLSLDLWAGRAWMAVLSAATVVPLYLIGLRVWSVPAGLFAAFLFAVNPVSIAAAGYIKEDTPLTLWMSVTALAAVRRLESRARGDAALCGLAAGLCAGSKFSGVSALALALLPEVWLRRERAATHFSLVVAMAAIGFLATTPWIIWDPWHLVEGMEYQAAYALAGHHDGISLPIWKTWGFFYLTRSLLPAMGVAGLALAAWGARSLLLARRDFALVLLAWTLGYLAMMEVVPAKPYPFFSRYVMPGLAGLCVVGGIGLAELRAMAVGEVRLLRRVFAGVVLSIALILPAQVAGRFVHGMYPDTRDLARDWIVDHARGGQVFFASPYAPPLADAGFKEFHLTLITESRRCRTWPLHLVTSSLALDRFRENPEAASERRSRVMVAVDRATAVKSFRSTAPRFGFSNPEIEILRIDPNSMRQKEAHAYVR; encoded by the coding sequence TTGTCGTCCCTCGGGCTCCTGTTCGTTGTCGCGTTGGCGCTCCGGCTCTGGGGGAGCGTGCTGGGGCTTCCGCACGAGTATCTCCCCGACGAGAGCCAGAACCTCCGCGTCGCGACGGGTCTCGCCGGAAAGGACTACACGCCACCAGGAATCCAGCCCGGCTTCCTCTTCTACACGTTGGCTGCGGTGCTCCCCGTGTTGCGCGAGGCGGGGCTCCAGCTCGCTTGGATCGCCGGCGACGTAGGACAGCGAGTCCTGAGTACAGGCCTGTCTCTCGACCTGTGGGCGGGGCGAGCTTGGATGGCAGTTCTTTCGGCCGCTACAGTCGTGCCCTTGTATCTGATTGGCCTGCGAGTCTGGAGCGTTCCAGCTGGCCTCTTCGCCGCGTTCCTTTTCGCCGTCAACCCGGTCAGTATCGCTGCTGCGGGGTACATCAAAGAGGACACCCCACTGACGCTGTGGATGTCCGTGACGGCGCTGGCAGCAGTTCGCCGGCTCGAATCGCGCGCGCGAGGGGATGCTGCCCTCTGCGGTCTCGCTGCGGGGCTCTGTGCGGGGTCGAAGTTCTCAGGGGTCTCCGCCCTCGCGTTGGCCCTGCTCCCGGAGGTGTGGCTTCGACGGGAGCGCGCCGCGACACACTTCAGTCTCGTGGTCGCCATGGCTGCGATCGGGTTCTTAGCGACCACGCCCTGGATCATCTGGGACCCCTGGCATCTCGTCGAGGGGATGGAATATCAGGCGGCCTACGCGCTCGCGGGACATCACGATGGCATCTCGCTTCCGATATGGAAGACATGGGGGTTCTTTTACTTGACCCGTAGCCTGCTCCCCGCGATGGGGGTTGCCGGTCTAGCCCTCGCAGCGTGGGGAGCCCGTTCGTTGCTCCTGGCGCGCCGTGACTTCGCTCTGGTGCTGCTCGCATGGACGCTTGGCTACCTCGCGATGATGGAAGTCGTTCCGGCAAAGCCCTATCCCTTCTTTTCCCGTTACGTGATGCCAGGGCTAGCGGGCCTCTGCGTTGTCGGCGGCATCGGGCTGGCGGAATTGAGGGCCATGGCCGTCGGGGAGGTGCGGCTGCTCCGTCGGGTGTTTGCCGGGGTCGTTCTGTCGATCGCGTTAATCCTTCCGGCTCAAGTGGCAGGAAGGTTTGTCCATGGGATGTACCCGGACACGAGGGACCTCGCGCGCGACTGGATCGTTGACCATGCACGAGGGGGTCAGGTCTTCTTCGCCAGCCCGTATGCCCCGCCCCTGGCTGACGCGGGGTTCAAGGAATTCCATCTGACCTTGATCACCGAGAGCCGGCGATGCCGAACTTGGCCGCTGCATCTGGTGACGAGCAGTCTGGCCTTGGATCGCTTCCGGGAGAATCCCGAGGCGGCTTCGGAGCGGCGATCAAGGGTGATGGTGGCGGTTGATCGGGCTACCGCCGTAAAGAGCTTTCGATCAACTGCGCCTCGCTTCGGGTTCTCGAATCCAGAGATCGAGATCCTCCGTATCGATCCGAACTCCATGAGGCAGAAAGAGGCGCACGCATACGTCCGGTAA
- a CDS encoding glycosyltransferase family 39 protein, with translation MPIVDRTVSLADRYPLWSGLVVFCLQIGVRGPGLGQSALWLDESLSLLRTNFSTQHLLRFSATNENPPAYNLMLSAWVELFGLTETGARSLSLLASALAGVFLFLLARRFFSAEVAVLASLLYLDAGMVLNYAQEARSYSLVLLLCVVSFYVYFALLERPSVWRAAILSVVNALAVYTHFTVAIAFLAQLVGLAAVRPPARTAGLYIVSQIAAVGLFSPWIPVLVDRAPVPGVYWLGPPGRAQLLDAIVQLGGGPAAVAAEAGLVVVGAWILMLRGVDHRGLGPRVFALAWWGIASVLLCFVIAQWTPIFLPRYVLFALPGITLLTAVMLEVAVPSRAWRWAAGIALAVSSFMHADLSALPKPDWRVVSAVVQDLRRENDLVFVSPPSGCPTFGFYFDRASFLGPQKLVRGLRAQGVHCVEQVPDLGATRWGRPEAIVLVLKPNSKIDVDATARDRGYRVTSERAIDRVRVVSLARAT, from the coding sequence ATGCCCATCGTCGACAGGACGGTCTCCTTGGCGGACCGTTATCCGTTGTGGAGCGGGCTGGTCGTCTTCTGTCTCCAGATCGGCGTTCGCGGCCCTGGCCTTGGACAGAGTGCTCTCTGGCTCGACGAATCCCTATCCCTACTGCGCACCAATTTTTCGACGCAGCATCTCCTGCGCTTCTCTGCAACGAACGAGAATCCTCCGGCGTACAACCTCATGCTCTCGGCATGGGTTGAGCTTTTCGGCCTGACGGAGACCGGCGCGCGTTCTCTCTCCCTGTTGGCCAGCGCGCTCGCCGGCGTGTTCTTGTTCCTACTTGCCAGACGCTTCTTCTCGGCGGAAGTCGCGGTCCTCGCGTCGCTTCTCTACCTCGACGCCGGGATGGTCTTGAACTATGCGCAAGAGGCCCGATCGTACAGTCTGGTCCTTCTCCTTTGCGTGGTGTCCTTCTATGTCTACTTCGCCCTACTCGAGCGACCGAGTGTTTGGCGCGCGGCGATTCTCTCCGTCGTCAACGCGCTTGCCGTGTACACGCACTTTACGGTTGCGATTGCCTTCCTGGCGCAGTTGGTCGGGTTGGCCGCTGTGCGACCTCCGGCTCGGACCGCCGGCCTCTACATCGTCAGTCAAATCGCCGCCGTCGGATTGTTTTCTCCCTGGATACCAGTCCTGGTCGATAGAGCGCCGGTGCCCGGCGTCTACTGGCTCGGTCCCCCAGGACGTGCGCAACTGCTGGACGCGATAGTTCAACTCGGTGGCGGCCCGGCAGCGGTTGCGGCGGAGGCGGGACTGGTCGTCGTGGGAGCCTGGATCCTCATGCTGCGTGGTGTCGACCACCGCGGCCTGGGCCCGCGCGTCTTCGCGCTTGCCTGGTGGGGGATCGCTTCGGTTCTGCTCTGCTTCGTGATTGCGCAGTGGACGCCGATCTTTCTCCCACGCTACGTGCTCTTCGCGCTTCCCGGGATCACACTTCTGACCGCGGTCATGCTCGAGGTAGCTGTGCCTAGTCGGGCCTGGCGGTGGGCAGCAGGAATCGCGCTCGCCGTGTCGTCGTTCATGCACGCCGACCTTAGCGCCCTCCCGAAACCCGATTGGCGCGTGGTTTCTGCTGTGGTGCAGGACCTCCGTCGAGAGAACGACCTGGTCTTCGTATCGCCCCCGTCTGGATGCCCCACTTTCGGGTTCTACTTTGATCGCGCCTCGTTTCTCGGGCCGCAAAAGCTCGTTCGCGGGCTTCGAGCACAGGGTGTGCATTGCGTCGAACAGGTCCCGGACCTTGGGGCAACTCGATGGGGGCGACCGGAGGCCATCGTGCTGGTGTTGAAGCCGAACTCGAAGATCGATGTCGACGCGACGGCACGAGATCGAGGTTACCGAGTGACGAGCGAGCGAGCGATTGATCGCGTCCGAGTCGTTTCGCTGGCCCGTGCCACGTAG